In the genome of Mangifera indica cultivar Alphonso chromosome 9, CATAS_Mindica_2.1, whole genome shotgun sequence, the window ATGATGCAATCTCTTGACTCGATGAACCCTCAAGCTAGAGCTTATCTACGTGATGTCGATTTGagcgttggagtagagcgtGCTTTTCGGGACATCAATATaacatcatgaccactaatattgctgagtcatttaatacccttgtcagacatgcacggggcctacctatcACAATGCTCTTGGAGttcattcgtggtaccatgcagCAATGGTTTTACGAGaagagaaaccatgcaagtaagtatcaaattgttattaattaaacGTTTTTTCTCATGTATTTTTTCACCTTAGTTTTGgttattaccaaatgtgttgttaatattttttcaaattacagatgaatacCCTAACTTTGTCACACCTTGGGCGGAGGAGAAGATCAGCAGCCATCTATCAAAGTCTGCATGTCTGAAGGTTCGGTCGATTACACCTACTCAGTATCAGGTTGTCGgttttggtggattcatgggtattgtggacttcgGTGAAATGTCCTGCacatgtagaaagtttcagctttcacgtattccatgCAAGTATGCCATTatcgttgcacgacatatgaggcTCATGAATGttaatgcatgggttcatccattctttcggACCGATATCTATCGTGTAATATATCAGGAACCTGTCAGTCCTCTTGGAAACCAATCTGATTGGTTGCACTCACCAGAAGAAATAGTTATTCTAccccccgtcctcgatagtcgtcgtccaAGTCACCCCTTCAACAGAAATAGACGTCCTTTGTAAGGAGAAAATGTGATACTGAGGATTTTTAGTCATTGCCAAGAACTAGGACACATAcaaacccaatgtaaaagcccagCACCCGTCCCGAGCTTCGCCCCACAACGTTCATCTAAAAAAGGCAAAGGGACAAGATCTTGATATACGGTGGAAtcagttttgttagttatatgattcatcattgttgtacttcagttatATGTAACCGacgtatttttattattgtttcaaatgtgtaattgtattgatatgtgatgtaataactttaatgcaaataattttttcattttatatttgttagaatgagttgtttgagtatttctttattttatctaacgtttgatagtaacatcactcaaatcacatataattattttcgtggcaagttatttaaaaaataaaatcaaatacatatccatacataatgacagataaagtatatatacaataaatacaAAACAGGGATTCATAGCTCGCTTTCAACACgttttcttttgcgagaaatatcctgcaacaattttaaaaaatcgtaagacattcataaatagcaaatatgtaaacaaatttcTTCATGAAAAGACATAAAAcgatgaaaaatagaaaacaatcaaaaaggaaatgacaaaattttaaaaataagatttcagtaTCTTAGAacggttaaaataaaaaaacgaaactgaaattcaaattctatactttgaaataccctaaaatgtcaacaaacgaaaaatcattcgaaaatctggaaaatacgatttgatatatcctaaaacaatgaaattcaaaaaaacgaaaccgAAATTCGAACTCTAAATGTtgtgttacgaattaatattcaaggtgtgtatttttttttttaaatacttcaaaataaacgcatcattaaaagtgtatAGGaagtattctaagaaaactgaagaTCTaaaagcgaacaaaagatgtatatactcatataaaaaaaaaaactcatctgaaaacatctgaaaacatggagtaatcatatacaactgtacaatcatctcaaaaaggtccaAACGCAACGAGAACATatgactgtatgcatgtaatataaaccagagatagcctgctccagctggatctacctaTGCTGACTTAACCCTGCctcacagctacctcgatcatctgtacctgcaatcatgaaaaaaaaggaagtgagtgataagaacactcggaaaagaattaagtaaactatttcctTTCATGTTCTAACttactctcgggactcaacctcactcataaccccTATAAAAAATCGacgggataatctagttcatgttttactatttgggtcatactttgtcctatctggtatctatttgataatttttggaagctgactatagggatttgatacttttctaagctcgagctctttttctttctttcactacaccatttctgaatctgaattaagctctactacGAACGGACCCTACTGAGGGtttatgtcctactatggacgtgTCCCACAgcagacgtgccctactacaggcagtgtagtgtaaagtgccctttcatagtttatagcatgcatgtgggcttatatcttactaattttgcttccatctaaatttttttcataactcaccagacattactcttgggacgacccctgaatcttaagccccaaattccttttcttgcttttctttttttttctctcttttcttcttcttttctttttttctctcatttctttcctttcctttccaaaactgtgaaatactgttcacagccctgttcgtttgacagggcagccttatGTTTCATACAATTTTATAGTACAAATGGtgtctaattcatacaagctatatatcattggaaagaggattcaaagagctttccaacaagctataatagcactcataattcattagataaggtagtcaaaacttGAAATGAAGTTAGTGGTAAAAACtgactcctctgtttatttgataaagtagtctttgtggttcatacaatatttaatagtccaaatgatccccaatttatacaagctatatatcactgaaaatataattcaaagagctttccaacaagctataatagcactcataattcattagctaaggcagtcaaaacgtaagATGATATCAGTGACAAAAACGgactcctctgtttatttggtaaagtagcccttgtggttcatataatatttagcaatccaaatgatctctaattcatacaagctatatatcattggaaatataATTCagagagctttccaacaagttataatagaactcataattcattaggtaagacagccaaaacgagggacgaattcagtggcaaaactgtaacttttatgcaactttctgccgtAAACAAAATCCCACACATAGACATCTCAAATGGCAAAAccacatttctcaacttcaaaatcatcatttataacatagatccaaggaaccaaaagcctaaaacatgtaacatatcaaggatgatactttttaccttgtttcaagccaaatctttgcaagttggcttttttctctttgttttgtttcctttaacaccaaaatcaccttaaatcaacaccaaaacatactaacatattcatataacatgcatccaatatatatataaacataggaaaagggaaaaagaaagagatcttttggttaccaagctccaaaagtatttcttctttttttccttctttatctATCTTCtaaaacccttccaaatcactTACTTTACTTCAAAAAAcacagcaaagaaaggaagaaactaCCTCCTCTGGAAGAGATGGGAAAATGCTGGAAAAAGTGTAAAGATGGCCTTTCTTTGActtttctttctatatatatctatttacatatttttgaatatattaatatatataaagctttgtttttttttctttgtaattggtttgtatataacacacccacacatacatttcaacatataaatttaacacTAGAAATGTCTCAAATTAGGATTAAAAGACACAAATGCCCCTAGAATGTACCTGAGGATATCGCTCAATTCTTCTAGCCACCTTGGCATGTAGTCAAATGACTAACGCTTGGTCATGTCATAAACTAACATTGCCCCCACTGCACCTCGGTAATATGCACTTGTCACTGTCAATAACTAGAAACAAAATTGATTCAAGCTTCATATCATCTTACTATGACAAACAATACATAAAAGCTTGCAATTTTGATGTCATGGTGAGGCCCCAGACAAACAAAGTTAAGGCTAAAGATTGACATATCCACTATTGGATTGGATCAGTTATTTTGTGgattcaaataaaacacaatCTTAAAAATTTCCTTCAACAAcatcaagaagaaaaaatgatcTAACGACCCATAACTGTAGCATAAATGGGGTGTGACCAAACTTCTTAAAGCAAGCTCATTGTTATGCCTAACAGGAAATATAGCAGGTTCCAGGTTAATTGTATTGTTccttttgttattaatattttcaaataaactcATTTTCTATTGTAGTTTGGtatatgtatacaaaaaataaagacaaagaaatgaagaataACTTCAAGCTAAGCAATGGCATGAAAATAAAAGTTGGTTAACTGACAAGTTGTACAATTTTGATAAACTAGTTAACTCAATTATATATGAAGACTAATAATAGCTAATTAAGAAGAAGATGTATTTTGCTTTCTCTTGAATATCAGGATGTCAAACAAAACATTGTACATTTGACTCTAACCTGCATAAGTAGATATTGTTATAGATGAAAGGAGTGGAAGCTTGGCAAGATTGTTAATAGTCAGGTTTATGAGATTGACAACCTACCCTCGAAATTACTTCATAGAATTCTATCGGAGTACATATATTTGATGGTTGCTAAAAGAAAAGACCAATGAAGAAGTTGTTTGGTAGAATATTGGGAATGAAAGTCAGTACCCAAGACTGAAATATTGGTATTACCACTCATACAGTTCTAAATCTGACAAGTTAATCTTACTTCATATCTATAAAACAGTAAAATACTTATGCCTAAATGCTAACAAAAAGCTTGTGTAaagttttgattagaataacTTCTCCCAAAAAAAGAACATAGTGGCCTTGTGATATTGGAAAATATTTAGCCTTTAATTCACCATAATAGCACAAGGGTCATCTGTGTCTTGCCCACcaataaagataaaagatagCAGGATAATGATAGCATTTGAAATGTAAGATTATTCTTCATAAAGAGCTTGAAAAATGCAAAAGACTAAAGGAAAAAACAAGTTTGGATGTTGAAGTTTAGAGTAAGACAAGTTCCTTGCCTGTAACAAAGTTTCATCAAGTTAAGGCAAAAGGAATTTTTCACATGCAAACCGAGAGAAACAGACATGAGGTATTATTATTGGGAGGCAAACTTCCacacaacaaacaaaaaagCTTAGTCAATAATTAGGGCTCTTTTAGAAGCCTAAACTGTACTAGTTTTGTTATGTCAATTGACTTAACTTGACTAGAGcaagtataaattttaaac includes:
- the LOC123225688 gene encoding uncharacterized protein LOC123225688; protein product: MLLEFIRGTMQQWFYEKRNHANEYPNFVTPWAEEKISSHLSKSACLKVRSITPTQYQVVGFGGFMGIVDFGEMSCTCRKFQLSRIPCKYAIIVARHMRLMNVNAWVHPFFRTDIYRVIYQEPVSPLGNQSDWLHSPEEIVILPPVLDSRRPSHPFNRNRRPL